GCGCGCCCAGCTCGGGGCCGCCGCTAGCAGGCCGCACGTTCATTGCCGCCGCCGACGCTAACCAGTGGAATCGCATGACGTTACGCCTCAGCACGCCCGGCCCCAGCGTCCGCCCCGCTCGGCAGCGTCGTCTGTTGGCCGATCTGGCCAACGGGGGCGTGGTCTTCGCCGGGCTGCTGCTGGGGGGCGTGTTGTGCAGTTGCTCGACGGCCGATCGGGCCCCGGTGACGACGGTGGCCGAGACGTCGCCGCTCCTCCAGCCCCAGGCCGCCGCCGACCTGAAACCGACCCCAGTCGCGCTGCCCAGCACGCTGTTCTCGCCCCCGTCGGTGGCGGCCATCGATCGACAAGCGAACCTGCAGCGCTGCCTGGCCCAGTTGCAGCAAGCCGAGCGGCAGCTTGCCGCGCACCCGACGGCCACGGCTACCTATCGCAAGCGCGAACGTCTCGCCGGGCAACTGGAAGAGCAGAACGTGATGTTCATGAAGGTCCGCCGCGAACCGATGGCGGTCTACATGCGCTGGCAGGAGCCCGACGAGGGGCGCGAGGCGATCTGGCAGCAAAACGTCAACGACGGGTTGATCTTGGTACACCCTGGCGGCTGGAAGCGGAAGTTCGTGCCGCTGGTGAAAGTTGATCCTCATGGCCCGCGCGCCGCCGAAGGGAGCAAGCGGCCGATCAACACCAGCGGGCCGTGGGCTTTCAATCGCCGGCTGCTCGACTTTGTCAACGATCAATTGCAGAGCGGCTCGGGCAGCAAAGTCACGTTGAACGAGAACGTCAGCATGGCGGGCGTGGCTTGTGACCGCTATTCGTTCGAGCACGCCGAGCCGATCGCCGGGCAGGATTTTCATCGCGCCGAGATTTACATCGATCGGCAGCGAGCGCTGCCCGTGGCTCTCGAGGTGTATGGCTTCGCCAAAGGCGCCGGCTCGCCGCCGCTCGACGAGGCGTGCGCGTTCGAGAACCTGCAGCTTGGCGCGCCCTT
The Planctomycetota bacterium DNA segment above includes these coding regions:
- a CDS encoding DUF1571 domain-containing protein, translated to MTLRLSTPGPSVRPARQRRLLADLANGGVVFAGLLLGGVLCSCSTADRAPVTTVAETSPLLQPQAAADLKPTPVALPSTLFSPPSVAAIDRQANLQRCLAQLQQAERQLAAHPTATATYRKRERLAGQLEEQNVMFMKVRREPMAVYMRWQEPDEGREAIWQQNVNDGLILVHPGGWKRKFVPLVKVDPHGPRAAEGSKRPINTSGPWAFNRRLLDFVNDQLQSGSGSKVTLNENVSMAGVACDRYSFEHAEPIAGQDFHRAEIYIDRQRALPVALEVYGFAKGAGSPPLDEACAFENLQLGAPLGDEDFSVSNPRYEYVK